In Rutidosis leptorrhynchoides isolate AG116_Rl617_1_P2 chromosome 6, CSIRO_AGI_Rlap_v1, whole genome shotgun sequence, the DNA window GGATGATTCGAGAAATGGTAGACATTTTTTATTGCAGCGGTGAATGAATGAATTAGTGAGCTAAAAAGATATAAATGCCGCTATTTGTTACAAGTATCGGCTACAGACTTAAACCCTAACACTGTTAACGAGTTCAATTTATGAAGAAAATGAAAAGTAAacatatagaaaaaaaaaaataaataaaaataaaatttggtGTTCTCCAAATTTATTGGGAGAGAAGGTGTAATTCATTAAATTCAacaatttgtttaagggttaataGCGCGACATATgttgcgacaatcacatgtgatcgaataattttttttccaaaaaagattttttttttaaatttagaatgTTAAATACAATCAAATGTGATTGTAAAACGCAATgatatgtgattctgcatgtcaaatctaaTCACGTGTATTTTAAaacaaaattcaaaatttaaaaaaaaaaagaaaaattcaaattttttaggGTGAACATGGCACCCTAACTTGTTTAGGGTGTGACCCAGAGTAATAATGTTGGACCAAGTTCTACCCGTGGGATAATTCTTACGATGGTCAATGGATGATTTGGTAATGCCTAAGCCACCGAAATTTCCGTATATGCTTTTTATAACACGAACTCATACGGAGTTTTTTTCATTTAAACAGTGCCATCCATCAATTTTCTAGCAGTGGTCAATTCTTAGTTTTTAAAGAAACAACATTTAATCCACCTGTTTCATAAGGAGCGAGATTTTATCCCCCTTTAAGCAAGTAATTTTCCTTTTATCTGATGATACACCTCAAGAAAAATCCCATCGAATACTTTCCAACTTATATGAACAGGTGATTTAAAAGGTGAAAAATAATACAAAGGGACAGAGCTAAGTACCGACTTGATAAGCGTTAGTCTACCTCCAAAGGACAAGGATTTTGCTTTCCAGTCGGTTATTGAACTTCTCGATTATTGGAGACCAATTTTGTCGTTTTTTAATATTTGCGCCAATCGGGAGGCCTAGGTACGTGAAGGGCAAAGACCCTTCGTTACAGCCGAACTATGATGCAAGCGTACTGAGTTCATCTTTTGAGGTTCCAAAATCATACACACGACTTTTATTTAAATTTACTTTTAATCTCGATAAGTCTTCGAAGCATTTTAGGATTTTTAAAGTATTTTAAGACTTCAAGCTTTCCATTTCACGAAAATTATAGTGTCACCAGCGTATTGAAGATGTGAAACATTGATTTTATCATTCCCTATCTCAACACCTCGAATGATTCTATTATTTACAGCCGAGATCAAGAGGTAGTAGAGTCCTTCACTTGTGATAATAAAAAAGAAGAGTGAGTCGCCTTGTCTAACACCTCTTCTAGGATTAAATTGATTTGTGAAAGACCAGTTAATGAGAATCGAGATGGATGTTGATGTTAGACATGAGTGAATTCACTTAATCCATGTACAACTGAAACCCATGAATTTCATTAAATCGATGAGAAAATTTCCTACGAGTACAAAACTACGAATTATATTAAAAgactaatttttttattttttattttttattttttggaaAAAGAACGATAATCATAAGAGACATATACTAATAACTAATTAATGATATATTGTAAATACATGGTAACATATTAAGTGACTAATAATGGTGGGCATAATAAGCTATAAAGATATCGGCTAGCAAAACTTTACATGAAATTCTAGAATCATTTATAAGAATGTTCCAGGAAATATAAGTTATTATTGGATCCTCTACAGATTTACGTGATCACATTATATATTAGGCAGTAATTAAAAATACCTTAGAACTCTATAAATCATCCATCAATTTATATGTAGAAAATATCTCTTTTACATATATGACATTTCCTTAGTCTTAATTTGCAAGAACAAATGATTATTTGTGTACTGTTGGCAAGATTTGAGTTTCTTAACATCCCACAAACTTTTGACCAATAACAAGAAGATTCACTACCCCACCTCAAGCCAATGTGGTCCTTGTGACCCTTCAGTTAATTAACAAATTCCTTCATCAAATTCTTGCACAATCCCTCTATATAAATGTAATCTTTGACCACCGTTTTCCATATCACATAAAACTACATTTTTTTCTCGACTGATTCTGCAATGGCAGGGTATTCGAACCTTTTCGACGATATGTCTTCCGTTGTTGATGAAACCAACAGTAATAGAATTTGTAGAAACAGGAAGCATCGtcgtaacgatgatgatgattatgatgataatgggAATGATGGAAAGTTCAAGTCGAAGAATCTTACCGCTGAAAGAAGGAGACGtgaaaagctcaaatcaaggatgtTGGAATTACGTTCTGTAGTTCCAAACATAACAAATGCAATGATTCCAAactataatctttatttttattatttatttatttttatttctttggtTACTAGAGTATTAGCTTTTGTCAATAGTTTTAAAACGGAAAACTTTGTTGATTTCAGTTGAACAAGGAAACTATAATTACTGATGCTATTGATTACATCAAGGAGCTTAGAATCTCTGTTACAAATCTTAGTAATCAACTTCTTGATATGGAAGCAGAAATGGCAAATGAACCGTCTTTTGAGATGATCCAAATTCGTCCCGAGGAAAACATGAAAAATTGGGGCATAGAGGTTAGACATCAACCATTGTAGCAATATCATCATTTTAAGCATGGACAATTACTCATGAAAATAATTCAAATCATGAACCATGAACACTACAACATatatttgttttgaaaattacttagtcgcttaaattataagttaattaaattaatattatgtatatatgatACATATGTTTAGTCTTGCAAGTTTGAGGTAATTAAAAAAGGAAAATAGGACTTCTAAAGTAGACCTTAGATATGTAACTAACTTTTGCACCACAAATGTGTGAAGAATTTTGAACAATGTTAGCTCCCCGGGAGTAATTCACTATACATTATGCTCCACTTTatttttgtaattcacacacatttAGGTTTACATAATTTGAATGGCAGTTGTTAATTAAGTGGGACTAAACTTGATGTTTGCTTGAATTAGTCGGAAGTAGTGGTGACTCGTATGGAAGAGAATAAGTTATGGGTGAAGATAGTTTTTGAGAAGAAACTCGGAGGCTTTACGAAACTGATTGAGGCAATTATAAGAATGCTTGGTGCTGAACTTGTTGATACTAATGTTACAACCACAAAAGGGGCGGTTCTTGTTACTTCTTGCATCATGGTATAGTAAATAAATTGTGTAACCTCATATGCATATTTTAAAGTAAATGATTTAGTTACTGATATGAAACATTTGTGCTGCAGGGAACTAATGGTAAAATACTTGTTGCAGAGAAGGTGCAAGAAATAATACTTGATACTATTGAAGCGATAAAACTCGAATGAAACCGTAGTTTACTAGTatgttattatattaaataatCAACCTATTGTTAGTCTGATTTTTATTTATCGGGGTTACTAAATGGACAAACACATTTAAACTTTGAAAATGTAAGGAAATTATAAAGCTCGAGGCACCGTGAAACTCTAGGTAACAGGTTCCaagtattttattttttaaaaagcaAGATAGGATATATTAAAACCTCGGAAAATTACGAGTACGGATGCATACAACTAAATCTCGAGAGAATAGCTACGAAGCGGTTGCAAAGAACGCAACCTAAATAGGAAAATTACAAAACAGAACTAACAATTTAGATAGTCAATCGGATTATGCAACCACTCTAACCAAACGATCTTTGTTTTCTTTGACCTTCTTGAAATCCACTCAAAAGATTTGGTTTGAATCTCATTTAGTGCCATCGGTCCACTCCACGATTTACCATGGAAGACCATATTGTTTCGGTTCTTCCAAATGAGATAGACGGAAACCCACTCAACCGCTTGCCATATTTTTTTGCCCAAGGGTGTAGGATGGGACGGGCAATTTCCTCGAAGGATTTCACTGAGACTAAGATTTGTGAAGTGCCCGAAACCCCACCAATTGAAAACACGCACCCAAACACCCATTGAATGCTTACAGAAGATTAAGGAGTGTTCAATCgtttcaatatcatcatcataaAGAGGGCACCGAATAGTGTGTAAATCGACGCCCCTTTTGTCAAGTTCGCTTCTAACCGGTAGTCTTTTTTTGATTGCTCGCCACACGAATAGCTCGAGTTTCTTTGGTATAAAATTATTTCGGATTGTTTCTGAAACACCGGAGCCTGTTTGTAGAGTGACTTCATCCAGCAGTGTTGCGAGAGTTTTAACATCGAATATATTGTTGTTTCCAAGTGACCAAGACCAGCCATCACCTTCGCCTGATAAGTGTGTACTCGAAATCAGCAGCTCCAAATCAGTAAGTTCGCTCGCTGTTCGCCCCGTTGGTGCTCGAGACCAGTTCCACGCAGCCGTACCCGACGTGTTATTTCCCGAGATTCGATCTTTAATGAGACAATCCTTTTCAACTTCAACATAGTACAACCTCGAAAATCTCTCTTTGAGCTTGCTTCCTCCAATCCATAGATCATGCCAGAAGTAAGTCGATTCGCCATTACCGATAGTCTTCTTAAATGAGTTGCTAAAATCAATGTTGAGCTCGTCTATTGCCTTTCCTGCCAAAAAAATGTTATACCAAGTACCTATCGACGAGGAGCGAGGTGAGTCACTCCCCGTCAATAGGCCACCACAAGAACCGTGAATACTTCGAATAATTTTAACCCAAAGCGCatcggtttcggttttaaacctcctcCACCATTTCCCAAGTAAAGCAAGGTTTTTTACTTTTTAGAGACCCGATGTTTAGCCCCCCATTCCCATAGGTTGTGATAACGTTTTCCCATTTAACGCAATTTATTTTAGAACCCGAATCGGCCCCGCCCCAGAAAAAGAACGCCTTACACTCTCGAGAACCTTTAACACACAATTCGGAGCACGGAAGAGTGAGAAATAATACAATGGAAGACTAGAGAGGACCGATTTAATAAGAACCAAACGACCACCATATGACAACAATCTCATTCTCCACCCCGAAAGTTTAGACTTGAATTTTTCAATCATAACACTCCAATCATTAAGTTTTTTCATATTAGATCCAATAGGGAGACCGAGGTATGTAAAGGGGAATTGTCCCGCTTGGCAACCAACCCGACTTGCCACCACACCCAAATCACTCGAATTAACACCAATTCCGTGCACGAAACTTTTGTGATAATTTAATTTCAACCCGGAAGCGAGTTCGAACCATCCAATTAGATTTTGTAGACTAACAATATTTTCTACACCCCAGTCACCAATGAATATGGTATCATCCGCGTATTATAGGTGGGATAGaggaattttatcatgtccgacttCGATACCTTTAAAAAGCCCCCTTTCGATGGCCGCCTTGGTCATGATGTTTAGTCCTTCCGTCGCTAAAATGAATAAAACCGGTGAAAGAGGATCTCCTTGTCTTACCCCACGTTCCAAGGAAAATTCATTCGTAGGTGAGTCGTTTACAAGAATGGATATAGATGCCGAACTAAGACATGAGTATATCCATTTCCGCCATTTACACCCAAACCCCATGCACTTCATAACATCTAAGAGAAAATCCCAATTGAGACAATCAAAAGCTTTTTCGAAATCGACTTTAAAGTGCATACTTTTTAACCGATTACTTCTCACAAAATTGATAGTTTCATTTACAACCAACACCCCGTCAAGAATAAATTGATTCTTTAGAAATGCACTTTGTTCCGACCCAACAATATCCGGAATGATTTTCTGAAGTCTATTTGAAAGGATTTTCGCGATTATTTTGTAGTAGCTACCAATTAGACTAATGGGCAAAAATTGTTTAAGGAAATGGGATCGATTTTCCTTGGGACCAACGTTACGAATGAAGCATTACAACCCTTAGAAAACTCACCCTTTTTCCAGAACCACGATAAGGCATTAATGAGATCAACCTTGATAACTTCCCAAAACTTTTTGAAAAATCTAAAATTGAAACCATCCGGGCCTGGTGCCTTTGTGCTACCACACTCAAAAATCGCATCGTGAATTTCCTTCTCATCAAAATTCGATTCAAGAATTACGGCCACAGAAGGGGAAATGGATGGATACACAAGGTCTTCGAGACTTGGTCTATCAGAGTTGACTTCTTCCAAACTTTTTTTGAAATGTGAGAACGCTTCATTTTTAATGTCGCAAGGCTTGCCATTCCATACCTCGTTTATCTTTAGACCCCGAATATTGTTAACATTGTTTCGCCTACGAATAACCGAGTGAAAAATTTAGTATTTTCATCCCCCTCTACACACCATTTCACCCGGGACTTTTGTTTCAACATATCGGCTTTTAGATTTTCTTTTTCAACCCACACTTTTCTAGCATTTTTCCAAGCCAACAGATCCGAGGGTCCCAAGTTGCATGTTTCTGCTTGCAATTCAAGTCTATTAGCCGTGGCTTTTGCTAATTCAATCTCAGTTTCAATCGATTCAAACTTAGACTTGCTCCAATTTTTTATCCCCATTTTAACATTTTTGAGTTTGTTTCTAAAAACACAATCCTTCCTGCTAATATTCGGAACCACCGTATCCCAAGCTTCACGAATGATTTCGGATATACCTTCATCATTAAGCCAAGCATAAAAAATTTTAAAGGGTTTCGGGCCAAAATACCTTTCATCATCCTTTAGGACAATGGGGCAATGATCCGAGAAGGTCCGATCAAGAATTGTTGCGGTAAGATCCTTCCAGAGATGCAAAAATTTATCGGAAACCAGAAACCTATCGAGTTTGCTATACTTGACTCCGTCATCACTAACCCACGTAAAGTTCCTCCCACCCATAGGTATTTCAATCAGTCGAGCGTCATTTATAAAGTCGTTAAAACGTTTCGCCATATACTCTAAAAATTCACATTTAAATATTTCCGATTAGGCACACACTTCATTAAAATCCCCGCACATAACCATTCTTCATCATTAGACGTAACAAGCTTAAGAAGATCATCCCACAATTTATGTTTTCGGGCATCGTCATGAGGCCCGTAAACATTTACGATATTTACATTACAATCAAGATGTCGCCATTTACCCTTAACCCCAATGACACAGTCGAAGGATATAACACTTTCTGCCTTGAATTGACTAGTATCCCAAATTAGCAACTGCCCCCCCCCCCCAACCCGAATTTCCATACCATTTCACGTTGGACAAAATCACAATCAACGGAACCCCAAAGGTCTTCAACCTAGTTTCGAGTGATGGTTATTTAACATCGTTTCTTGAAAAGCACAGAACAAGGGTTTTTCTTTTTGCAGTAGATTTTTCACATCCCCGATTTTATTTACCCGATTACCACTCCCAAAACCACACAAATTAAGAGAGATAGTCTTCATAATTAACTAAAAAATAACAAGAAAATAGTAGGATGAAAGCTTACAAAGGAGGGGTATCCCTCTTTTTCCATTTGAGACCAAGTTTGTCTCCATAAACTCGAATCCCAATTGGAATGCCAGGCTGACTAGTAGCTTCGTCACCCATTTGAATTGAAGTTTGCCTAGATGAAGAGGACACATAAGTAGATTTACCTTTAACCCTACACGAGGAACGGGTAGATTTGATTGGTGGGACGACACACCGCATagtgtgtttgatgttcatcatacgAGAAGAGGTTTTCCATTTGTGAATGTTGGACCAACAACAATCTTTCTTTCCAAGCCCCTTGCATTGACTACAAGACGAAGAGGAGTTAACTTTCGAGTTCTTTTGTAATTTGGCAGGAGGTGGGGGATTTAGGGAGGTAACAGGATC includes these proteins:
- the LOC139854475 gene encoding transcription factor DYT1; this translates as MAGYSNLFDDMSSVVDETNSNRICRNRKHRRNDDDDYDDNGNDGKFKSKNLTAERRRREKLKSRMLELRSVVPNITNLNKETIITDAIDYIKELRISVTNLSNQLLDMEAEMANEPSFEMIQIRPEENMKNWGIESEVVVTRMEENKLWVKIVFEKKLGGFTKLIEAIIRMLGAELVDTNVTTTKGAVLVTSCIMGTNGKILVAEKVQEIILDTIEAIKLE